A region from the Arachis ipaensis cultivar K30076 chromosome B01, Araip1.1, whole genome shotgun sequence genome encodes:
- the LOC107615155 gene encoding LOW QUALITY PROTEIN: abnormal spindle-like microcephaly-associated protein homolog (The sequence of the model RefSeq protein was modified relative to this genomic sequence to represent the inferred CDS: deleted 1 base in 1 codon; substituted 1 base at 1 genomic stop codon), with protein MFLTCCIQHVSRVLKLSCDTPPIFSDNGWRRSSFSISVPSPIFILTAERHHQLQNPQTYLKQRMRVYLSLGSCKEIFEVMSLVTKTIDGERLSMKAHCPIVTDVGLKNKAIGILMCYNPIWLRIGLYIIFGGDSLLSSEDVDSDQDVKYLKMLIDKLFFSHEGLAKAFSYNKMVEGVYRARYYENLGNVILKRILLLVLVLDKAKCQSCLPLEYGIDGLDGGSPLLFRAESWIRSSSQLIHEFLSSDVMHGEGNLLAHLLILGYKVSHQQGHLVGYDFSVRDLFVDLQDGVKLCRAIQLLQHNPSILMKIVVPSDTRKKNLANCVLALQYLKQASVSLHDEDGMMILADDIVSGDKELTLSLLWNMFVHLQLPLLVDKTSLVGEISKIRGIGMDLINSANSTSLEMLLNWIQAVCENYGCGIDSFHSLVDGKAIWCLLDYYFQKKFHNSCSLKEVNMKSNKASVMSVDEYSDALYNFILSQKLTTILGNFPEVLQISELLQYNGARSDRSVVILLVFLASQLFVKKNVDQLNFHKLLGYDCQSANRRHLRMVQCLSSSESVQNPDDSYVQGNEDAARKFKAIQAWWQDMAERNCIRKPDFSNLQRSRTIESGTDTKREYAAKVIQSRFRGFITRSKFHTMINAVTFLQSVFRAWMRARQELVCVAYTTSQACDFSCDVLRHSQTYRRYAMLFVHRHSLVRLKRSAKLIQQAVRSWLYCRQQQGCSRCPSVRTLDPVTAAITIQKFVRGWMARYRYIFELDLKEKAMNLAQQNITLDLHTNAAVTIQLAWKNYRCCKSTCQKQHLLATKIQSNFRRWFLRKRFLNHVKATIKVQSYFRMWRCVKALQHLKVTSRAATFIQAFLRGWIARKEACARKNHIVDIQRHCRCWLVKRDFLLKRDAAVKIQCIIRSMACQKVLNCQKDAVLEIQRFIRGDLAXNRLLGGASTLRALIPISCISRPVGVCSFQLELLLSSVVKLQRWWKRLLFHKLANKYAMIIQSCARGWMARRKANIYRYQIVVVQEDAAVEIQRFVRGHITRNRLLGCASSLRAAIPVDSISSPVGCCSIQLKLFLFSVVKLQRWWKRFLTQKNMTNSAITIQSCIRGWIAMRKAVLHRHQIVVIQSHWKGYLARRESKQLLDLRLRMKESARNVDDSKRLINRLLAALSELLNMKSLNDVLHTCSTLDMATEHSQKCCEELVAAGAIDTLLGLIRSVSRSIPDQEVLKHALSTLRNLGRYPHLLEVLIQTHNSVQIIVMELLRNKEEGYFIASELMKKICSTHSGVQAVFKSPALLKRLHNLVDELKRKAVYEKRNGRSASAVMKDNRERRLKEAAEILKLIARA; from the exons ATGTTCCTCACGTGCTGCATTCAACACGTCTCCCGCgtgttgaagctttcatgtgacACCCCACCAATTT TTTCCGACAATGGATGGCGACGAAGCTCCTTTTCCATCTCCGTTCCCTCGCCAATCTTCATCCTCACTGCTGAACGACATCACCAACTTCAGAACCCCCAAACGTATTTGAAGCAGCGAATGAGGGTTTATCTGAGCCTTGGGAGTTGTAAGGAGATTTTTGAAGTCATGAGTCTAGTCACAAAG ACAATTGATGGCGAAAGGCTGAGCATGAAGGCACATTGCCCTATAGTAACGGATGTTGGGTTGAAAAATAAGGCCATAGGAATCCTTATGTGTTATAATCCAATTTGGCTGCGAATTGGACTGTATATAATTTTCGGTGGTGATTCCTTGCTGTCAAGTGAAGATGTTGATTCTGATCAAGATGTCAAGTATCTGAAAATGCTCATTGACAAGCTATTCTTTTCACATGAGGGTCTAGCTAAAGCATTCTCTTATAACAAAATGGTTGAAGGCGTGTATAGGGCAAGGTACTATGAGAATTTGGGGAATGTCATTTTGAAGCGGATACTACTCCTTGTGCTTGTCTTGGATAAAGCTAAATGTCAAAGTTGCCTCCCGCTTGAGTATGGCATTGACGGATTAGATGGGGGTTCCCCTTTATTATTCAGAGCAGAGTCTTGGATTAGATCGAGTAGTCAACTGATTCATG AATTTCTATCATCTGATGTAATGCATGGAGAAGGAAACCTTTTAGCACACTTGTTGATTTTAGGTTACAAAGTATCTCATCAACAG GGTCATCTTGTTGGATATGATTTCAGTGTCAGAGATTTATTCGTTGATCTCCAAGATGGAGTGAAACTGTGTCGGGCTATTCAGCTCTTGCAACATAATCCCTCTATCCTGATG AAAATTGTAGTTCCCTCAGATACTCGTAAGAAAAATTTAGCAAACTGTGTTCTTGCCCTTCAATATCTTAAACAAGCTAGTGTGTCCCTACATGATGAAGATGGCATGATGATTTTAGCCGATGACATTGTTAGTGGTGATAAAGAACTTACACTTTCCTTGCTCTGGAATATGTTTGTTCACTTGCAG CTACCGCTTTTGGTTGACAAAACAAGTTTGGTGGGGGAAATTTCCAAAATTCGAGGAATCGGCATG GATCTCATAAACAGTGCAAATTCGACTTCTCTGGAGATGCTATTGAATTGGATTCAG GCCGTTTGTGAAAATTATGGTTGTGGAATTGACAGTTTTCATTCCCTTGTTGATGGCAAAGCTATCTGGTGCTTACTTGATTATTACTTCCAGAAGAAATTCCATAATTCCTGCTCATTGAAG GAAGTTAATATGAAAAGTAACAAGGCATCAGTAATGTCAGTTGATGAATACTCAGATGCATTGTACAATTTTATATTATCCCAGAAGTTGACTACAATACTTGGGAATTTTCCAGAG GTACTTCAGATAAGTGAGCTACTTCAATATAATGGTGCTCGCAGTGATCGAAGTGTGGTGATATTGTTGGTCTTCCTAGCAAGCCAATTATTTGTCAAGAAAAATGTG GATCAATTAAATTTCCATAAGCTCCTAGGCTATGATTGCCAAAGTGCAAACCGCAGACATTTGAGGATGGTGCAGTGCCTTTCAAGTTCTGAATCAGTACAAAATCCAGATGATTCATATGTACAAGGCAATGAAG ATGCTGCAAGAAAATTCAAGGCCATCCAGGCTTGGTGGCAGGATATGGCTGAAAGAAACTGTATCAGGAAACCAGATTTTTCTAATTTGCAGAGATCCAGGACCATTGAATCTGGCACTGATACTAAAAGGG AATATGCTGCAAAAGTAATACAATCACGTTTCCGGGGATTTATCACTCGTAGTAAGTTTCACACGATGATAAATGCTGTCACCTTTTTGCAATCGGTTTTCAGAGCATGGATGAGGGCAAGGCAGGAGTTGGTCTGTGTGGCATACACCACCAGTCAAGCCTGTGACTTTTCATGTG ACGTATTGAGGCATTCTCAAACGTATAGGAGATATGCCATGCTTTTTGTTCATAGGCATTCTTTAGTGAGGCTGAAGAGATCTGCAAAGCTAATACAGCAAGCTGTGAGGAGTTGGCTCTATTGCAGGCAGCAGCAAGGATGCAGTAGATGTCCTTCTGTCAGGACACTAGATCCTGTGACTGCTGCCATTACTATTCAGAAATTTGTCCGTGGTTGGATGGCACGATATAGATATATTTTTGAGCTTGATCTAAAAGAGAAAGCTATGAATTTAGCCCAACAGAACATTACACTTGATCTTCATACAAATGCAGCTGTTACTATTCAGCTTGCTTGGAAGAATTACAGATGCTGCAAGTCAACCTGCCAGAAGCAGCATCTTCTTGCAACTAAAATTCAAAGTAATTTCCGTAGGTGGtttttaagaaaaagatttttaaatcaTGTTAAAGCTACCATAAAAGTTCAATCTTATTTCCGAATGTGGAGATGTGTGAAGGCTTTACAGCACTTAAAAGTCACATCAAGAGCAGCTACTTTCATTCAGGCATTCTTGCGTGGATGGATTGCACGGAAAGAAGCTTGTGCACGCAAGAATCACATTGTTGACATTCAA AGGCATTGCCGG TGTTGGCTGGTGAAACGGGACTTCTTGCTCAAAAGAGATGCTGCAGTGAAGATCCAGTGTATTATACGAAGCATGGCATGCCAAAAGGTTCTCAATTGTCAAAAAGATGCTGTGTTGGAGATCCAGCGTTTTATCAGGGGGGATTTAGCTTGAAATCGGCTATTAG GTGGTGCTTCTACATTACGTGCTCTCATTCCTATTAGTTGCATTTCAAGACCGGTTGGAGTTTGTAGTTTTCAACTTGAACTACTGTTGTCTTCAGTTGTGAAATTGCAGCGGTGGTGGAAGCGTCTCTTGTTCCATAAATTGGCAAATAAGTATGCCATGATTATCCAGTCCTGTGCTCGTGGGTGGATGGCCAGGAGAAAAGCCAATATTTACAGATACCAAATTGTTGTTGTCCAA GAAGATGCTGCAGTGGAGATCCAGAGATTTGTTAGGGGGCATATAACTAGAAATCGGCTGTTAG GGTGTGCTTCCAGTCTACGTGCAGCTATTCCTGTTGATTCCATTTCAAGTCCAGTTGGCTGTTGCAGTATTCAACTTAAACTGTTCTTGTTTTCTGTTGTGAAATTGCAACGATGGTGGAAAAGGTTCTTGACACAAAAAAATATGACCAACTCTGCCATTACCATTCAATCTTGCATTCGTGGATGGATAGCCATGCGAAAGGCCGTTCTTCATAGACACCAAATTGTTGTCATCCAA TCCCACTGGAAAGGTTACCTTGCACGTAGAGAGTCAAAGCAACTACTTGATTTGCGGTTGAGAATGAAAGAGTCTGCCAGAAATGTAGATGATAGCAAGCGTCTCATAAATAGACTATTGGCAGCGCTTTCAGAGCTACTTAACATGAAAAGTCTTAATGATGTCCTGCATACTTGTTCTACATTAG ATATGGCCACAGAACATTCTCAGAAATGCTGTGAAGAACTTGTGGCTGCAGGTGCAATTGACACCTTGTTGGGGCTTATCCGATCAGTCAGCAGGAGTATACCTGATCAGGAGGTTCTAAAACATGCTCTCTCAACTCTACGAAATCTTGGGCGCTACCCTCATCTACTGGAAGTGCTGATCCAAACACACAACTCTGTACAAATAATTGTCATGGAGTTACTAAG GAATAAGGAGGAGGGATACTTCATTGCCTCTGAACTTATGAAGAAGATTTGTTCAACTCATTCTGGGGTTCAAGCCGTATTCAAGTCCCCAGCCCTCCTTAAACGACTGCACAACCTCGTTGATGAGCTTAAAAGAAAGGCAGTTTACGAGAAAAG AAATGGTAGAAGTGCTAGTGCAGTTATGAAAGATAACAGAGAGAGGAGATTGAAGGAAGCTGCTGAGATTCTGAAACTGATAGCACGAGCCTAA